The nucleotide window ATCTCTTCTAATTTATCAGGCTCAGGAAATTTTTCAGATTGTTTTCCTGATTTATCAGCTACATCATTTTTTATTCGATGTATCAAAAATTCGTTTAGATCTTTATGGTTGGAATAAATTCCGGAATGATCTTTGGCTTCCGGAAATGATTTTATAATCTGAGATTTACATTTAATTCCCGCATTATCGTTGTCGAGAAACAGATTGATATCAGAGTAGTTTTTCAAACATTCTATGGATTTGTTTAAAAGAGCAATGGAATTCATTACGAGAATATCTCCTGCGAAAGATCTCTGCATTTCTACAAAAGACAAGGCATCCATAAAGCCTTCAAAAACTGCTGCACTTTTGATATTTTTAACTTCAACACTTGATATGTCCTGTAAACCACAATTGAGATTAATTATTGAAATATCCTTTTTCAACAATGACCCTTTATAAAAAGAATTACGAAGCTCAAAGCCTCCGGATAAATTTTCAAAGCCAATTGCGTAGAGTTCCTTTTCTCCGACTGTAAATCGCACCTCTTTTATGTAATCATAGATTTTAGGACTCAATCCACGCTCCTGTAAATA belongs to Chryseobacterium gleum and includes:
- a CDS encoding toprim domain-containing protein, with the translated sequence MNCKQFNSISLQEVLLSLGHLPTKQNEKEAWYLNPFASESQASFKLDKRINAWYLHSEGIGGNNTDFMKKYLNTSVNGVLDWAQKQNFSSFHQQAQIKKSEPNYRITEMLNLENPNLKKYLQERGLSPKIYDYIKEVRFTVGEKELYAIGFENLSGGFELRNSFYKGSLLKKDISIINLNCGLQDISSVEVKNIKSAAVFEGFMDALSFVEMQRSFAGDILVMNSIALLNKSIECLKNYSDINLFLDNDNAGIKCKSQIIKSFPEAKDHSGIYSNHKDLNEFLIHRIKNDVADKSGKQSEKFPEPDKLEEIKREPEIRNSNSFKMKR